The following are encoded in a window of Myxococcota bacterium genomic DNA:
- the pafA gene encoding Pup--protein ligase has protein sequence MQKRIYGIETEYGIIFTPEGRKTLPVEKAIRFLFEKLITTEHFLNVFLENGARFYQDTGCHPEYATPECASPRQLIVYDKAGERILEDLQIYAEEKIREERIAGKLSIFKNNTDFVGNSYGCHENYLVDRDVDFYYLAEQLIPFLVTRQIYSGAGKVFQTQDGVHYCISQRAQHIYQKISGTTTNDRSIINTRDEPHADREKYRRLHVIVGDSNMSEYTNFLKVGACAVVLQMIEDNFINQDFTLRNPVKAIKDISYDTTCHRKLRLDNGREYSPIEIQMEYCEMAQKYIEQYPVSEELRDAVEKWQYVLDCLNDDPDKLDREIDWVIKRKMIRSYIERNDTTWNDPRVFMLDLQYHDLRLNRGLYYLLERGGLVERILDDEEVIKAKTEPPPDTRARMRGEFIKLARQNSIQYDLDWSNIRLGNLLNVRVICNNPFETDIEKVAELVRTIQKTNLRKTSLSKLVIQS, from the coding sequence GTGCAGAAGCGGATCTACGGCATCGAGACCGAGTACGGAATCATCTTCACGCCAGAGGGGCGGAAGACGCTCCCGGTCGAGAAGGCGATCCGATTCCTCTTCGAGAAGCTGATCACCACGGAACACTTCCTGAACGTGTTCCTCGAGAACGGTGCCCGCTTCTACCAGGACACGGGCTGCCACCCGGAGTACGCGACGCCCGAGTGCGCGTCGCCCCGCCAGCTCATCGTCTACGACAAGGCGGGCGAGCGGATCCTCGAAGATCTCCAGATCTACGCCGAGGAGAAGATCCGCGAGGAGCGGATCGCCGGGAAGCTCTCGATCTTCAAGAACAACACCGACTTCGTCGGAAACTCCTACGGCTGCCACGAGAACTACCTGGTCGACCGCGACGTCGACTTCTACTACCTCGCGGAGCAGCTGATCCCGTTCCTGGTGACGCGCCAGATCTACAGCGGCGCGGGCAAGGTCTTCCAGACCCAGGACGGCGTTCACTACTGCATCAGCCAGCGCGCCCAGCACATCTACCAGAAGATCTCGGGCACCACGACGAACGACCGGTCGATCATCAACACCCGCGACGAGCCCCACGCCGATCGCGAGAAGTACCGCCGGCTCCACGTCATCGTGGGCGACTCCAACATGTCGGAGTACACGAACTTCCTGAAGGTCGGGGCCTGCGCGGTCGTCCTCCAGATGATCGAGGACAACTTCATCAATCAGGACTTCACCCTGCGCAACCCGGTGAAGGCCATCAAGGACATCTCCTACGACACCACCTGCCACCGCAAGCTCCGCCTGGACAACGGCCGCGAGTACTCGCCGATCGAGATCCAGATGGAGTACTGCGAGATGGCCCAGAAGTACATCGAGCAGTACCCGGTTTCCGAGGAGCTGCGTGATGCGGTGGAGAAGTGGCAGTACGTCCTCGACTGCTTGAACGACGACCCGGACAAGCTCGATCGCGAGATCGACTGGGTGATCAAGCGCAAGATGATCCGCTCCTACATCGAGCGGAACGACACCACCTGGAACGATCCGCGCGTCTTCATGCTGGACCTCCAGTACCACGACCTGCGCCTCAACCGCGGCTTGTACTACCTGCTCGAGCGCGGAGGCCTGGTCGAGCGCATCCTCGACGACGAGGAGGTGATCAAGGCGAAGACCGAGCCGCCCCCGGATACCCGGGCGCGGATGCGCGGTGAGTTCATCAAGCTCGCGCGGCAGAACTCGATCCAGTACGACCTCGACTGGTCGAACATCCGCCTCGGCAACCTCCTCAACGTTCGCGTCATCTGCAACAACCCCTTCGAGACCGACATCGAGAAGGTGGCAGAGCTCGTGCGGACGATTCAGAAGACGAATCTGCGGAAGACCAGCCTCTCGAAGCTGGTCATCCAGTCCTAA